The following is a genomic window from Vibrio cyclitrophicus.
CGTGGCCAACTATTTCTCGATTGCTTAGCCGGTGCAGGTACACTTTCTTTGGGTTACAACCACCCTGAAATTAACCAAGCACTTAAAGACCAACTTGACTCAGGTTTGCCATACCAGACTCTTGATATCACGACTCAAGCGAAAGAGACGTTTATCAAGCGAGTTAAAGCTTTTCTTCCTCAAGACTTTTCAGATAACTCGGTTCTTCAATTCTGTGGTCCATCAGGCGCTGATGCTGTAGAAGCGGCTATCAAGCTAGCGAAGCAAACCACAAGTCGTAACACCATGTTTGCTTTCCGTGGTGCTTACCATGGCATGACAAACGGCACCATGGGCATGATGGGCAACCTCGGCACTAAAGAGCGTCGTAGCGGCTTGATGTCTGATGTGCACTTTATGCCTTTCCCATACAACCTGCGCTGTCCGTTTGGTATTGGTGGTGAAGCAGGTGCTAACGCGAGCATTCGTTACATCGAACGTATGTTGAATGATGATGAATCCGGCATCATGAAACCAGCTGCGATGATCGTTGAGCCTGTACAAGGTGAGGGCGGTGTGATCCCTGCTCCAGCATCTTGGTTACAAGGTCTACGTCGTATCTGTGATGAACACGGCATCTTACTGATCTTTGATGAAATTCAGTGTGGTGTGGGTAAAACGGGTCATCGCTTTGCGTTTGAAGAGTCAGGTATTAATCCTGATATCTTATGTTTGTCTAAAGCGATTGGCGGCGGACTGCCGATGTCGTTGCTTGTATTCGATAAGAGTATCGATACTTGGAAAGCTGGTGAACACACCGGCACATTCCGTGGAAATCAGTTAGCAATGGTGTCTGGCGCTAAGGCGTTGGAAATCATCGAGCGAGATGGTTTAGTTGAGCACGCAAACATCGCAGGCCAATACTTACGTCATGGGCTTGAGAAGATTCAATCGCGTGTGAACTGTATTGCTGAAGTTCGTGGTAAAGGCCTGATGCTTGGCGCTGAGATCAAGCAACCAAACGGCGAACTCAACAAATTTGGCGAGCCGCAATCAGACGGCCAATTAACCCTAGCTATTCAACGAGCAGCATTAGAGCGCGGCTTGATGGTTGAAAAGGGTGGTCGTGATGGTTCGGTAATTCGTTTCCTTCCACCTATGATTATCTCTTTTGAGCAGATCGACTTTGCATTGCGCGTCATGGAAGAAGCGATCATCGCAGCGGGTGGTGGTTTACGACAAGACCAAACACAAAGCGAAGAATCAAATCAGGAATGGAACAAGCATTTCATCCAGACGGGTTTAGGCGGTAGCGACGAATTTGCTAGCGTGATGAACCAAACTACTCAAGCGATGAAAGCCGTTTTTGAACAGGTTGAAAGCCCTTATTCGGGTTTAGATCCAAAAGTGCTAGAAGCCGCCATCAATGCTGTCGATCTCGATAACAACCAATACGCTTTGGTTGATGTTGTAGATAGCACTGCAGACCTTGTCGCTGCAAACTCTATCTTTGTGCAACACCCAGACTGTATTGCACACCTTCACACTCCACCTCTTATGGCTTCGGTAGCCGCTGAATCGATTATCGCGGCGTTGAATCAATCGATGGATTCATGGGACCAAGCATCGGCTGCGACTTATGTTGAGCAGCGCGTCGTGGATTGGATGTGTGACAAATACCAACTTGGTGCACAAGCTGACGGTGTTTTCACCAGCGGCGGTACGCAAAGTAACTTAATGGGCTTGTTGCTAGCAAGAGACTGGGTTGCCGATAAGCACGACGGTCACTCGATTCAAAAGTTGGGGTTACCTGAGTACGCGAGCAAACTGCGTATCCTATGTTCAAAGAAATCTCACTTCACGGTTCAAAAATCCGCATCATTAATGGGGTTAGGCGAAGCTGCAGTGTGCTGTGTCGATACCAATGCAAACGGCACCATCAAAGCTGACTTGCTAGATGCAGAAGTGAAAGCACTTAAAGCACAAGGTCTGATTCCTTTTGCTGTGGTTGGCACGGCGGGCACAACCGATCATGGTGCGATTGATGACCTGGAAGCGATAGCTGATATCGCTAACCAACAAGATCTTTGGTTCCATGTCGACAGTGCTTATGGTGGCGCGCTTATCTTAAGTAGTCATAAAGCTCGTCTAAAAGGCATCGAAAAAGCGGACTCTGTCAGCGTTGATTTCCACAAGTTGTTCTTCCAAACAATCAGCTGTGGTGCGGTGCTGCTCAAAGACAAAGCGAACTTTAAGTACTTACTGCATCACGCAGATTACTTGAATCGTGAGCACGATGAGCTGCCGAATCTGGTCGATAAATCCATTGCTACCACCAAGCGTTTCGATGCACTGAAAGTTTTCATGACGATGCAAAGCGTTGGGCCAAAGCAATTGGGCGATATGTACGACCATCTCTTAGAGCAGACGCTTCAAGTTGCCGATCTGATTCAGAAGCATGACGATTTTGAGTTACTTGCTGAGCCGTCACTGTCTACTGTGCTGTTCCGCTCGGTACCTAGCAATGAGCAATCGGCAAACGGCGTTCTTGATTTAGACAAACTGAATCAGACGTTAAGACTGGAGGCGCTGACTCGTGGCGTTGCCGTTCTTGGCGAAACGGTCGTCGATGGTAAAAGCGCGCTGAAATTTACTATCTTGAACCCGTGCTTAAAAACATCAGATTTCAAATCTCTAATTAACAAAATTCAGACTCTAGCCACTGAGCTAGCAGAACAACAAGGGTAATTAATACTATGGCTATTCTACAAATTGGTGCAGGCGGCGTTGGTTGGGTTGTTGCACATAAAGCAGCACAAAATAACGAAGTACTGGGTGATATCACAATCGCTTCGCGCACAATCGCGAAATGTGAAAAAATCATCGAATCGATTAAAGGTAAAAACAACCTTAAAGATTTAACTAAGAAACTAGAAGCACGTTCAGTAGACGCTGACGATGTTGATGCGCTTGTTGCTTTGATTAAAGAAGTTAAGCCTGATCTAGTTATCAACGCTGGTCCTCCTTGGGTAAACATGGCGATCATGGAAGCGTGTTACCAATCTAAAGTATCTTACCTAGATACATCGGTAGCGGTTGACCTATGTTCTGAAGGTCAACAAGTACCACAAGCTTACGATTGGCAGTGGGGCTACCGTGAGAAGTTCGCTGAAGCGGGCATCACAGGTATTCTTGGTGCTGGTTTTGATCCAGGTGTGGTATCAATCTTTGCAGCGTACGCGGTTAAGCACTTGTTCGATGAGATTGACTCAATTGACGTGATGGACGTGAATGCTGGCGATCACGGCAAGAAGTTTGCGACAAACTTTGACCCAGAAACCAACATGCTTGAGATCCAAGGCGATTCTTTCTACTGGGAAAATGAAGAGTGGAAACAAGTACCTTGTCACTCTCGTATGCTTGAATTTGAATTCCCGAACTGTGGTTCTCACAAAGTTTACTCAATGGCGCATGATGAAGTTCGTTCAATGAAAGAGTTCATCCCAGCTAAGCGTATCGAATTCTGGATGGGCTTTGGTGATGCATACTTGAACTACTTCAACTGCATGCGTGATATCGGTCTTCTTAGCCCAGATCCGCTAACACTGCACGATGGTACTGTGGTTCAGCCTCTGCATGTTCTTAAAGCACTACTACCAGACCCAACATCTTTGGCTCCGGGTTACACGGGCTTAACGTGTATCGGTACTTGGGTTCAAGGTAAGAAAGACGGTAAAGAGCGCAGCGTATTCATCTACAATAACGCAGACCACGAAGTGGCTTACGAAGACGTAGAGCACCAAGCGATCTCTTACACAACAGGTGTTCCAGCGATTACGGCTGCACTTCAGTTCTTCCGTGGCGAATGGGCTGATAAAGGTGTGTTCAACATGGAACAGCTAAACCCAGACCCGTTTCTAGCAACGATGCCTGAGATCGGTCTAGATTGGCACGTTCAAGAGCTAGAGCCGACGCAAGGTCTGCCTCTGATCCATACTTTGAAGTAATTTCTGGCTCTTTGCCCTCGTTGCGTTGTCCATCGTGCTCATTTACGTTCGTAAACTCCGCGCGATGTCCTAGCGACAAGGTCAAAGCTCTGCGAATTCCATTCAAAGTCATATGATTGACGAGAACGTATAATTACAAGCCGATGCTGTTGCGTCGGCTTTGTTCGATTATCATGTGCCTTCGTGAACTCGAGGGCCGCAAGGTATTAACATGCAAAACAACGAACTAAAAACCCCATACTTCATGATCAACGAAGACAAGTTGATTGCGAATTTAGAGATAGCTAAGCAGCTGAAAGAGATTTCAGGTGTGAAGTTGGTATTGGCACTGAAGTGTTTTTCGACATGGGGTGTGTTTGACATCATCAAACCTTACCTCGATGGCACGACAAGCTCTGGCCCATACGAAGTGAAACTTGGTCACGAAACCTTTGGTGGTGAGACGCATGCTTACAGTGTGGGTTACAGCGAAGATGACGTGAGAGAAGTTGCGGATATTTGCGACAAGATGATTTTCAACTCACAAAGCCAATTCGAAGCTTACCGCCATATTGTTGAAGGTAAAGCGTCGCTGGGTTTACGTCTAAATCCGGGCGTAAGTTACGCAGGACAAGACTTAGCAAATCCGGCGCGTCAATTCTCTCGTTTAGGTGTTCAGGCTGATCACATTAAGCCTGAGATCTTCGACGAGATTAATGGCGCGATGTTCCACATGAACTGCGAGAACAAAGACGTCGATGCATTTATCGGCCTGCTTGATTCAATCTCAGAGCAGTTTGGCGATCACCTAGATAAGTTGGATTGGGTGAGCATGGGCGGAGGTGTGTTCTTCACATGGCCGGGTTATGACATCGAGAAGTTGGGCCTTGCACTAAAAGCCTTTTCTGAAAAGCACGGCGTGCAGATGTACCTTGAACCGGGTGAAGCGATCATTACTAAAACGACGGATCTGGTCGTGACAGTAGTTGATATCGTAGAGAACGTGAAGAAAACGGCAATTGTCGACTCGGCAACCGAAGCGCATCGCCTTGATACGCTTATCTACAATGAACCGGCATCGGTATTGGAAGCTTCAGAAAATGGTAGCCATGACTATGTAATTGGTTCGTGTTCATGTCTTGCGGGCGATCAGTTCTGTGAAGCAAGCTTTGATGAGCCACTTAAGATTGGTCAAAAGCTGCACCTGCTAGACAGCGCGGGTTACACCATGGTGAAACTGAACTGGTTCAATGGCCTAAAAATGCCGTCAATCTACTGCGAGCGTAGCGGTGGCGAAGTTCAAAAGTTGAATGAGTTTGGCTATGAAGACTTTAAACGTTCATTGTCACAATGGTCGGTTAAGTAACCAAACATTGCATTAGAACGATAAAAAGAGCGGCCGATGAGCTGCTCTTTTTTGTTTTTAGATAAATGTTACCAGTGAAAAGATAGAAGTTAAGCGCTATCTGTTAGCTCTCAATCATCACTCGAGTATCTTCACTGAGTGTTTCGAGTTCATTCACTACGTCATCAATCAAAACTTCTATTGGTAGCTTAACGGCGATCTTGGAAGTGAACAAACTTGAGCTAACACCACCGCCGCCAGCGATGAAGACTCGGTGGCAATCCATATCGAGAATGCTGATCCCTTGTCTATCCAATACATGTGTTACTTCGTTGACGATACCTGCTCGGTCGTTCGAGTCGAGTCGTAGGTGATGTATTGTATCTTGTGCGTTATGAGTATGGTCTGAATCAACAAACTGCACGATCAACTCAGTATTGGCGCTGAAAGCTTCTTTGACAATTGATTCGTTGATGGCTGGAAGTTGAACCTTGAGTACGCCTGCGACTTGGTCTTCAATAAAGTTCACTTTACTGATGAGCCATTTCCCGTCGTTTTCGTGAGTAACCGCAGCAAGTTGTTTGATTGTTGCTGGTGATGCCTTTCCAATAAAGTTTACGATAAATGTACTGTTCATATCAGCCCCCAAAGTCTCAATTAATCGTTACTAATTAAATGTTTGATATCATGCGATAAAGTTCTTTAATTTCAGTGTAGAAGTTTACATCGAACAATGTTTGACCTACGTCAATTTTTGAAACTAAGCTGTGATACAAAAAAAGAGAATGAAGAGTAGGGCACAAAAAAAGCGGCTAGAGAGCTAACACTGATCATTTAAGCATTTTCCTGATCAGTTGAACGATCCTGCAGATGGTTGACAATACCCTTAAGCACTTCTGTTTAAGGGTATTTTTTATGCTGTCACACTGGTTAATCGATGTTGACGATTTTGCTAATCCAGAATCTCTTTCTTTGTTCCAAAAAGACCTTCCGCTAGATTGGATAAACCAAGCTTTATCTGAAACGAACAAAGCGAGTATGCGTCGTAGAAAGTTACCTGCCGAACTTGTTGTATGGTTAGTCGTTGGTATTGGTCTCTATCGAGATAGACCGATTACCGATGTACTCGATAAACTCGACCTCAAATTGTCTAACTCATTGGGTGAGTCTATTGCACCTAGTGCGATTCCCCAGGCGAGAAAGCGCCTCACCGCTAAACCTTTAGAGTCATTATTCTCAATCACAGCAAAGCACTGGACACAGTCGGAAGATGCGGGTGATAAATGGAATGGTTTGAGCCTATTTTCAATTGATGGCACACAGTTTAGAACGCACGATAACCCAAGCTTAGCTGAGCATTATCAATATGTTTACTACCGAAAAGACAGGCACACTGAATATCCAATCGTTCGAATGTGCGCACTCACATCCCTACGGAGTCGACTTATTCATGATGTGGCTTTTGGGGAAAGTTCTAAAGGTGAAATTAGCTATGCAAAAGATTTAATTTCATCAGCTGTCCCGAATTCATTGACCATTTTTGACCGTTGCTACCTGAGCGCAGAGCTTATGCTTAACTGGCAACGAGAGCATGGGACAAGTCACTGGATGACGCCCATAAAGTCGAATGTGAAGTATGAAACCATCGAGCAACTCGATGATGATGGGCGAGATCTGATTGTAGAGATGAAAGTCTCTCCACAAGCTAGAAAGCAAGACCCGAGCCTCCCGGAAACGTGGAAAGCGAGGCTGGCTCTATACCCCGATGATGGTGAACAACAACCCAATCATATACAAGGGCTGCTGACTTCTCTAACAGATAGAAAATACAGTTTAAAATCATTATTAGACGTGTACTTCGAAAGGTGGGAAATCGAGAAGAGTTATGGCGAGATTAAGCATGACATGCTTGAAGATGAAATTCTGCTCCGCAGTCAATCTGTAGAGGGTGTAAAGCAAGAGGTATGGGGTATCCTTATCGCGTATAACTTAATCCGTCTGGAGATTAGCCGAATAGCAAAAGAGGCAGAAGTCTCACCACTTAGGATAAGCTTTACGATGGCACTTCGAGATATTCAAGATGAGCTAATGTGGTGTGCTATCGCTTCTCCAGGTTCTATTCCCAAAAAGCTGCGAGCTATGAGAGAGCGAGTGAAACGTTATATTTTGCCCGAAAAACAAAAACGGCCCAAAGGTAGGACCGTTCGTTTTAGTAAGACTCGCTACACTGTGCGATCTAAACACCTTAAATGATAGGTGTTGGCTAGAGAGCCGCTTTTTGAAAGAGTTGTCGCTGTTATTTGTGATTCAGAAGCTTAGCAAGCAACGAGTAAACGGCTTAGCAAGTCACGTGGAGGCTGGTTTAGAACGTGACTTTAAAGTTCATACCAACAAATTGAGAATCGTATGGTGCGCCTGCGTCGTAGGCAAATCGCGCTGCGTCTTGGTTATCCCACCAAGGGTTAGTATTCAGGTTCACTTCTGCGTCACCGCCCCATGCATCACTTACCCAGTAATGGATATGGCCAACAGGGTTTAGGAAGAATAGAGACACATCCCCCATGGTTTGAGAGCCCATCACTTCGCCACCTGAAGCAACGATGTCTTGTTCTGCTTCTAGCATCATTTCACCGACAACGGCACCGAAGAATGGCGTGATGAAGAGATCTTGCCAGGAAGGTACTTCCGCGAATGCTTCTACGCCGTATTCCCAGAAAAATGTCGACATGGTCCAAGAGTATAGGAAAGACTCAAATTCATCGTAACCCGCGTGGCGAGCCGCGGTGTAGTAAACCCCACCGAAATACGGGTGCATCACGTAATTTAAGAAGTGCTCATCACGGTCCCATACTGGGCCATCAGAAACGTTATCTTTCCACTTTTTACCTAACGAACTGATATCACGTTGGTCATCATCCCACTTAGTGATACTTTCAGGGAGAAGAGTCATTAGACCTACTGTCGCGACACTTAAGCCAAGAATAGTGTAGGTTTGACCCATTAGGTAATCCCAATCTTTCTCCTGGCTCACCAACAAATGTTTTGGTTGTTGGATTGAGAAGTCGTACTCGTCACTTGGTTCGCTCAGTGCGTAATTGGTACTAGGCTTGTAGGTGTACAAGTTGTCATTAAAACAGTAATCTTGAGCACATTCATCCGAGTAAGAAAGGTTGATTGGTTGGTCGAAGTCGTATTGGCTTGCAACCGAGTTAACTGACATTAGCATTGAAAATGCAGCAGTAACCTTTGCTAGTAACGGTGATTTGGCCACAAGGGTCTCCATGAGAAAGTTTGGAATTGATCAGGGTCACAATTATCTATTAAATGCCTGATTTAGGGAACTAATAATTTATCGCTTTTCCTAAGAAAACCTTAGGTTTAACATGATTAATATTAGTGAAAAGGCGAATTGTTCCAAATTCAACCATAGACCAGTTTGTAAATAATGCAGTGTCTTTTTATGACAACAAGGGATAGAAATATGACGAAAATCGCAATGTTAAGCACAGGTGAAGAAGTTCTTCATGGAGACATTGTAGATACAAACGCAGCTTGGATGTCTGCTGAGTTTTATCAGCATGGTTTTGCTCTTGCTAAGCGTTCAACCGTGGGTGATCAAATGAATGCTCTTGTTGAAGAACTGCTGATGCTGAGCTTTAACTATGATGTGGTTATCGTTAATGGTGGCCTAGGGCCGACAACCGATGACATGAGTGCTGCAGCGGCAGCTACTGCTTCCGAGCAGAAACTCGTCATGTTCCCTGAATGGCTTGCTCGTATGGAAGAGATGTTCTCTGGACGTGGTATGCCAATGCCTGACAGTAATCTTAAGCAGGCACTGCTTCCTGCTAGCTCAGAGATTGTCGATAACCCAGTTGGTACTGCGTGTGGTTTCAAACTTAAAATCAACGATGCGACTTTCTATTTCACGCCGGGTGTCCCGAGTGAATTCAAACGCATGGTGACGTTTGAGATTCTTCCTGATTTATCGCGTACATACCCTCAAGTGGTTGCTTCTGAATGCAGCAGGCTGTTTACGTTTGGTTTATCTGAGTCCGGTATCTCTGATGTGTTAGACCAACTGAAGCTTCCTGAAGGCTATGAGCTAGGTTACCGCTCTTACCTGCCATTTATTGAGGTGAAGCTGTTTGGGCCAAAATCTGGTTTAGAAACTCGTGTTAAGTTAATGCAGATGGTTTACAAACTATTAGAAAGTAACGTAGTCAGTGTTGACGAGCCGATGATTGACCATATTGGCCACATCATGGCGGAAAAAAAGAAGACGCTATCTGTGTCTGAAGTGTCGACCAAAGGCGCACTGTCAGCGTGGCTGCAATTGAATGAGCAGGTTGAAGATTGCTTTGGACATTCGTGGGTGATGGCTGAGCCAAAAGAGAGCGAACTTGAAAAGAGCGATCCGTTAGCCGCAACCTTTGCTCTGGCTGGAGCAACAAGAGAGAAATGCGGAACTGAATTGGCTTTGGTGACTGGTAAGC
Proteins encoded in this region:
- a CDS encoding pyridoxal phosphate-dependent class III aminotransferase, producing MNTFKGTFMTTAFEVDINSIANSFSTMVPILEGTHDLTPDAILLEQEQHESDVRSYPRRLPIAIKRACGVLVEDTRGQLFLDCLAGAGTLSLGYNHPEINQALKDQLDSGLPYQTLDITTQAKETFIKRVKAFLPQDFSDNSVLQFCGPSGADAVEAAIKLAKQTTSRNTMFAFRGAYHGMTNGTMGMMGNLGTKERRSGLMSDVHFMPFPYNLRCPFGIGGEAGANASIRYIERMLNDDESGIMKPAAMIVEPVQGEGGVIPAPASWLQGLRRICDEHGILLIFDEIQCGVGKTGHRFAFEESGINPDILCLSKAIGGGLPMSLLVFDKSIDTWKAGEHTGTFRGNQLAMVSGAKALEIIERDGLVEHANIAGQYLRHGLEKIQSRVNCIAEVRGKGLMLGAEIKQPNGELNKFGEPQSDGQLTLAIQRAALERGLMVEKGGRDGSVIRFLPPMIISFEQIDFALRVMEEAIIAAGGGLRQDQTQSEESNQEWNKHFIQTGLGGSDEFASVMNQTTQAMKAVFEQVESPYSGLDPKVLEAAINAVDLDNNQYALVDVVDSTADLVAANSIFVQHPDCIAHLHTPPLMASVAAESIIAALNQSMDSWDQASAATYVEQRVVDWMCDKYQLGAQADGVFTSGGTQSNLMGLLLARDWVADKHDGHSIQKLGLPEYASKLRILCSKKSHFTVQKSASLMGLGEAAVCCVDTNANGTIKADLLDAEVKALKAQGLIPFAVVGTAGTTDHGAIDDLEAIADIANQQDLWFHVDSAYGGALILSSHKARLKGIEKADSVSVDFHKLFFQTISCGAVLLKDKANFKYLLHHADYLNREHDELPNLVDKSIATTKRFDALKVFMTMQSVGPKQLGDMYDHLLEQTLQVADLIQKHDDFELLAEPSLSTVLFRSVPSNEQSANGVLDLDKLNQTLRLEALTRGVAVLGETVVDGKSALKFTILNPCLKTSDFKSLINKIQTLATELAEQQG
- a CDS encoding CinA family nicotinamide mononucleotide deamidase-related protein; the protein is MTKIAMLSTGEEVLHGDIVDTNAAWMSAEFYQHGFALAKRSTVGDQMNALVEELLMLSFNYDVVIVNGGLGPTTDDMSAAAAATASEQKLVMFPEWLARMEEMFSGRGMPMPDSNLKQALLPASSEIVDNPVGTACGFKLKINDATFYFTPGVPSEFKRMVTFEILPDLSRTYPQVVASECSRLFTFGLSESGISDVLDQLKLPEGYELGYRSYLPFIEVKLFGPKSGLETRVKLMQMVYKLLESNVVSVDEPMIDHIGHIMAEKKKTLSVSEVSTKGALSAWLQLNEQVEDCFGHSWVMAEPKESELEKSDPLAATFALAGATREKCGTELALVTGKLEGNTFSVALSTEAGEWGQVLEFYRQYSREDQRNVIKTVAADMLRRHLDNKPMFGTYSSVKRLKDMFIPATIIK
- a CDS encoding glycine cleavage system protein R; translated protein: MNSTFIVNFIGKASPATIKQLAAVTHENDGKWLISKVNFIEDQVAGVLKVQLPAINESIVKEAFSANTELIVQFVDSDHTHNAQDTIHHLRLDSNDRAGIVNEVTHVLDRQGISILDMDCHRVFIAGGGGVSSSLFTSKIAVKLPIEVLIDDVVNELETLSEDTRVMIES
- a CDS encoding carboxynorspermidine synthase, which encodes MAILQIGAGGVGWVVAHKAAQNNEVLGDITIASRTIAKCEKIIESIKGKNNLKDLTKKLEARSVDADDVDALVALIKEVKPDLVINAGPPWVNMAIMEACYQSKVSYLDTSVAVDLCSEGQQVPQAYDWQWGYREKFAEAGITGILGAGFDPGVVSIFAAYAVKHLFDEIDSIDVMDVNAGDHGKKFATNFDPETNMLEIQGDSFYWENEEWKQVPCHSRMLEFEFPNCGSHKVYSMAHDEVRSMKEFIPAKRIEFWMGFGDAYLNYFNCMRDIGLLSPDPLTLHDGTVVQPLHVLKALLPDPTSLAPGYTGLTCIGTWVQGKKDGKERSVFIYNNADHEVAYEDVEHQAISYTTGVPAITAALQFFRGEWADKGVFNMEQLNPDPFLATMPEIGLDWHVQELEPTQGLPLIHTLK
- the nspC gene encoding carboxynorspermidine decarboxylase, which encodes MQNNELKTPYFMINEDKLIANLEIAKQLKEISGVKLVLALKCFSTWGVFDIIKPYLDGTTSSGPYEVKLGHETFGGETHAYSVGYSEDDVREVADICDKMIFNSQSQFEAYRHIVEGKASLGLRLNPGVSYAGQDLANPARQFSRLGVQADHIKPEIFDEINGAMFHMNCENKDVDAFIGLLDSISEQFGDHLDKLDWVSMGGGVFFTWPGYDIEKLGLALKAFSEKHGVQMYLEPGEAIITKTTDLVVTVVDIVENVKKTAIVDSATEAHRLDTLIYNEPASVLEASENGSHDYVIGSCSCLAGDQFCEASFDEPLKIGQKLHLLDSAGYTMVKLNWFNGLKMPSIYCERSGGEVQKLNEFGYEDFKRSLSQWSVK
- a CDS encoding DUF3943 domain-containing protein; translation: MAKSPLLAKVTAAFSMLMSVNSVASQYDFDQPINLSYSDECAQDYCFNDNLYTYKPSTNYALSEPSDEYDFSIQQPKHLLVSQEKDWDYLMGQTYTILGLSVATVGLMTLLPESITKWDDDQRDISSLGKKWKDNVSDGPVWDRDEHFLNYVMHPYFGGVYYTAARHAGYDEFESFLYSWTMSTFFWEYGVEAFAEVPSWQDLFITPFFGAVVGEMMLEAEQDIVASGGEVMGSQTMGDVSLFFLNPVGHIHYWVSDAWGGDAEVNLNTNPWWDNQDAARFAYDAGAPYDSQFVGMNFKVTF
- a CDS encoding IS4 family transposase — encoded protein: MLSHWLIDVDDFANPESLSLFQKDLPLDWINQALSETNKASMRRRKLPAELVVWLVVGIGLYRDRPITDVLDKLDLKLSNSLGESIAPSAIPQARKRLTAKPLESLFSITAKHWTQSEDAGDKWNGLSLFSIDGTQFRTHDNPSLAEHYQYVYYRKDRHTEYPIVRMCALTSLRSRLIHDVAFGESSKGEISYAKDLISSAVPNSLTIFDRCYLSAELMLNWQREHGTSHWMTPIKSNVKYETIEQLDDDGRDLIVEMKVSPQARKQDPSLPETWKARLALYPDDGEQQPNHIQGLLTSLTDRKYSLKSLLDVYFERWEIEKSYGEIKHDMLEDEILLRSQSVEGVKQEVWGILIAYNLIRLEISRIAKEAEVSPLRISFTMALRDIQDELMWCAIASPGSIPKKLRAMRERVKRYILPEKQKRPKGRTVRFSKTRYTVRSKHLK